The genomic segment TCACTGGTGCTCTGCCGATGCTGAGAGCGATGGTTCTTGTTCTGACCCCTGGAGCTGTCCCGGGGGGGTGTCCCTGGGCCCCTGCACTTGGTCTTTGGAGGCAGGCCTCTGTCTCTCTTCCCAGCACTGGTGGCCCCACATGCCCTGCTCCCTTCAAtgtccctctgccccctcccccaccaccagccCCAGTGGGAAGGGGACAAACCAGCCCATCGGGTTGAGGGACCCTGTCCCCGGCTGCCACATCAACCCCACCAGGAAACCACCCCCCGGGGCTACCTCAGGCCCTGTGTCCCCACCCAGCCCTGGCACTGGCAGTAAACTCAGGGAGAATGCTGTGTCCCCTTCTCTCCTGGGCCCCCACGGCCTGCTGGCTGGGTGAGGGGCTGTGGGGGTCCCACTTCAGCCCATGAACCCCCCTgatcacctccccaccccaggctccaTTCGTCAGTGTTTCCCTGGGACTTCCTTTCTCCCAACGCAGGAAGCAGATGGCCCTGGTCCCATTTCCTGTCCTTGTTCTCGGCTACAAAGACTGGGTGAGGATGAGGAAGTGATCCCCAAAGCAGGACATTCCTGAGGACAGAGATTCCCAGAAAGGCCGAGTGGCACCCTTCAGTGGCCACCGGGATTTGCAGAAGCCAGTGAATGTGGGGACAGGTCAGTGAGCGAGGCCACCAATTCCTCAGCACCCAGTCTGACCAGGAATGCTTCGGAAGGGAGGCTATGTCACTGGAAGACCTCAGGCCTGAACACATCAAGGGCTCCCACCTGAGAGCAGGTGAAAGGGTGGAGGCCGCTCAGGGACACAGAAAGGCGTTTCAGTGTCAAGGATGCTCACCCGAGCAAAGCTCCCTTCACCCATGGGACCAGGGTAGCTGTCGGCTCCCGGCCTTAGAGCATTGGTGGGCAGGGGCTATGACTGGTGCCCCTTACTCAACCTCATAATCCTCCCAGAAAGAAACTGGGTACTGGGTACTGGGTAGAGGTGTGAGCGCGCGGGACAGCCCAGCTGAGGCTGCGTCCTGGAGAAAAGCTGTCCCATGAAGCTCCAACCTCAGAACAATTCTCCAGCAAGAACCACTGCATTTCAATGCAGTGGCTACAGGAAATGAAGCTCCAGGCTGGGTGTTACCCTCCAGCCACAAGGAAAAAGAAGCCACACAGGCAGAACACAGCCTCAGCCCCAGTTGGACCTGAAGGACCACAGCAATGTCGGCTGCAGTGCGGCTTCCCTCACCCACCCTGCCCGGCTCAGGGGACGCCTAAAGATTTCTCTCCTAGTAAATCTGCAAGCGGATGAACACGGGAAAGGCTATGCAATTGGAGAACGAGTGTACTTACACCCACCTCTCGTCATCAGTTGTAAGCCTGAGGGGCAACATTCGTTTTTCTAAGTAAATTTGTGTGACACACAATCGAGGAACGTGCCCACAGGGCAGGAATCAGTGATTCTTGAAAGAATGACTAAACTGCTGTCCCGACTCCTGTGTGCCTCCTCTTGTGTGCGTAGTCCTGCACCCGCTCTCAAGAACAGTGGTTCCGGACCCCGGCCACCTGTGAGAATCATCtaggagagcttttaaaaaataccaataaTGGGTGCcaggctccctgcctccaccATCAAATCAGCACTCCTGGGAGGGGTCCCAGTGGCACTTTCTTTAAGCTCTTAGGTGTTCCAAAAGAACAGCCCGGGCTGACTATCACTGGTCCGAGGGGATCTTGCCTTCAGGGGCTGCTCAAATCTGACTGACGGTCAGAATCACTGGACTATGAGGGGTTCCAACCCCATGGCATTCTGTTTCACCAGCTCTTGGACAGCACCGGACAAAACAGGGCTCTTCTGTTTAAGAATTCTGAGATGGGGGAGGGTGTTGctaaagtggtagagcacgtgcttagcatacacaaggtcctgggttcaattcccagtacctcctcttgaggtgggaagccccataaaaagaccggcaggacccccaggcagggccactactctcctgccagcaccatccagttccctggcccagaggctttatctcactttttgcctctgaaactgcttacttctaggaaagtggaacttacccctaaaattctattgagttcactcctgattggtccatttccctaacttctgattggtccatttgtagtactttatttgcatgaaGCTCACTCTtaattggttatttctctcccacctgattggtccatttctacaaagcttgttcctagttagtcaacttttgttatattttatttgcatatgatgttgcaaagtataAACTGGCAGCCtttaaaagcctgtgtaaacctatagATGGGGTCCAGAgattggagtgttaactcctctggacCCGCTGGCATCATAcgcctgagttctccaactctccgagtgctgcttggtctcccgcctggatccaggttgatgtcacaactgagctgtaacactgagctgtaatacatttttctgcaacactctgaaaataaataaacaagtagacCTAATActtctcccctcaaaaaaatttaaaaattaaattaaatttaaaaaaagaattctgagaTGATTCTGAAGAGCAGGTTTGGGAACAAATGACACAGAGGGATGGAATTAAGTAAGGAAACAGCAGTCCTGCCAAGCGAGGGTGAAACAGACCAGCGTCCATCAGCACCTGCGTTGCCCCGCAACCGCTGGCGCTTCCCACGGGGTCTCCCTGGGTCTCATGGAGAGACCCTGAGGTCGAGCTCCTCTCCCCAGTGTATAGGTGAAAAAAACTGAGACTGTGAGGGTGCAGGTGCTCATCCCTGACACGAGCCATGGGTGTGAAGTTGGCATCCAGACCCAGCTCAGCCCTCCCACAGCCTGAGATGATCCGCCTGGTGGAGCTCCAGCATAAGACAGGCAGAAAACAGCCACTCTCGGGGCCCCACAATCTCATGGGGTCCAATCCCTGGAATGAATCAGATCACATacttgtgagagagagagagagagagagagagagagagagagagtgtgtgtgtgtgtgtgtgtgtgtacatgtgtaggaCATGGGGGCCTGAAGCCCAGGCTGTGCAGATGCACACTCCTTGCTAGGGTCTCATGGAAGGGGAAGAGGCCGAAGAGGGAGGCCCGCAAGCCCCTAGAAGGTGGAGGTAGGAGGACCTCTTCAGCTGGTAGACGGAGTTCTCTCGCCCACCATCCATGGGACCAACTCCTCCCAAATCCCCCCTTTCTCCTATGAAAGcaattcctcttccttcttttctgggtTTACCCATGGCCCACCATAGTTTGCATTTCCTGAATTGCAAGTCATCTGGCTATTCCTGAATAAACTCGCTTTTGCTGGTAAAATACCTgactattattatattattgaaGTTGACAGTAGCAGCAAAGAGGGAGCAGAGCTGAGTTTGGTCTAGACTATATTGAGATCGAGGTCCCTGAAGCTTGTGCGAGGGTGAAGTCCAGGAGACAGCGGGACACCAAGGGCTGGAATCTGCGATATGTGGGGGAAGGCAATATCCAGGCGGTATCACGGCCCCCGGAGTGGGTAAGATAACCATCCATATGCCCATTCATCACACAGCACATGATGAGGGTGCACCACATGCCAGGCAACTGGAAGGACACATCAGTGAACAGAAAAAGTGAGGTCACGTGCCCCCAAAGACTTGATCCTCTGGCGTGGGAGGGGaagataaacataaaaaacaGTTAGTTAATTACATAGTATGATAGAAAGTGGAAATTGCTATGAAAAATGGTAGggaaggatgggggctgggggggtggaGACGAGGCAGAATGCTGTGGTGTTATCCCCAATAGCACAGGCAGCACCCACGAGCTCCTATCAAAATGCGGCAGAGGTGCCAGGAGGTCGCTCTCATTGTTCGGTTACATAAAACTCCATCTGAGCAGCCTGGGGAGAAAGGCTCTCTGCCAGCCCTGAAGGAGCAAGCAGCCTGCTGCGAACTGCCCATGGAGAGGGCCATGTGGCAGGGAATGGTGGGCGGTTCCCTAAGTTAACACCTAAGGTCAGGCTGCCAACAGCACAGAAGAAATCTCACAGCCACCAGGAAAcgaatcctgccaacaaccacgTAAGTGTGGAAGCAGTTTCGCCCCCAACTGAGAACAAGGACCTGCCGACAACATGACTGCAGCCTTGCTGGACTGAACAGAGGTCCAGCCAAGCGTCTCCTAGATTTCTGTCCCGCAAGAACCGTGATATAACAAAtagctgttgttttaagctgctgttTGCGGTAACCAGGAGACTAACACACACAGGGCGGTCAGCTGTCGGGCGGGGGGCCCACTAGGGGGTGAGCTCTCCGCAGGCAGGAGGTGGGCTTGCGCCAAGCAGACAGCTGCAGACAGgtatcccaggcagagggagcggCAAGACAGCGCCTGCTGTTTCCAAAGAAGTCAAACAGGTGGCTGGAGGGAAGGGCATGAGTGAGGGAGGGGTCCGGAGGGAGTTAGTGGGCCTCGGATGAGCGGCGGGGGCGCGTGGGCGAGAGGCCATGTGGGACCTGAGCTGAGTGGGAGGAGATGGCTGGGGGGCGGAGTCCGCGGCGCAACGCCGAGCCTGGGCCCTCGCCTCCTAGAGCGGCACCGGAAAGGGCGGGCCTGGGGGCGGGCTCTCCCTGCGGGCACCGGAAGCCGGCGAGAAGAGGGAAAACCAGCTGAGGGGcggagcgggggtgggggcgccTCGCCTCCTAGAGCGGCACCGGAAAGGGCGGGCCCGAGGGCGGGCCCGGGGGCGGGCTCTTCGGCGGGCGCGTACGCCCGGCTTCTTCACTGGGCAGTGCCGGGAGGGTCAGCTCTGTAAGGAGGAGGTGCGGAGGGGCCCAGCGAGGGGGCGTCCTTTCCAGCCCGGAGACCCTGCCCTCCAGGCAGGGACTGACTGGGTCCCTCTGGGGTCTCGTGGGGCCCCTGCCCAGGACAGCGGGCTCGGCTCCCGGGCGCCGCGGGGAGGAGGGCGAGGCGCGCGAGGACAGTTCTGTGCGGATCGAGGTGAAGGAGTCCCCGGGCCCTGCACGCGCGGCTGGCGAGGCTCTGTCGTTGGCGGGCGCTCTCAGGGCCCCTCTCTCGGCTTCGACACCACTGCGGGGACGCTGGCAGGCCCGGCGCCCGCAGTCCGCTTGGGTGCGTGTTTGCCCTCGGATCTCAAACCTATTAGTAATCCAGTCTCTCCCTGAGACCCAGGCTTCTGAGGGAAACAGATTTCCAGGGAGTCCTGCTGCCGGTGGGTACCCATGGCTTCATGTTACAGGAGGCCTGGCCCAGAGAGTGGCTACTGAAGCCACACAGCAGGTGCCAACACCCCGGCCTTTGGGCCAGGGCCCCGTCTGGAAAGGCGGGTTGAGTTTCTGTGTGGCTGTAGCAGTCACCAGGTCTACAGGCCTGAGTAAGGAAAGGCCCAAGACTATGACCTGCGGTCTACTCCgtttttaatagttattttattCCTTGGTGTGCATGGGACTTAGAGAAGTGAGAATGTCTAATCTCTGCCATTAAGCACCTCCCAGCTTGAGTTGGGCAGACAAGACGATTATATGGAATGTTGCCTGAGCACCAGCACGTGCAGGCTTCAGCCCAGTAACTAGGGATTCAAGGATGAAAAAGGCATGATCCTTGCCCTGAAGAACCCTCACCTCGTTGGGAGACTGCCACATCAGTGACAAGCCACACATAGAGTGACCGGAGACCTGGTAGGGGGAACAGTGCTTGGAGCACAGCCGGCAGGTGTCCACCTCAGTGGATTCAAGAACCACTCCCCTCCATCAAGTGGGTCAGCACAGAGCCAAGATGAGTACATCTCCCCTGGGGAGCCACAGGCTAGAAGGTTGATGACActttttccttttggttcttGGTTTACTACTAAAACTAGACCCCAGCTCAAACTCCAGCCTGGCTGAGACTCTGATCCTCTGCCCTTGTTCTTCCTATGAGAGTGGCCACCTTATTTCTGCATGCTTCCCTCGGCCCCTATGGCCTTCCATCATCCTCAGTTCTGGCTCCCACCTGATGGTgagagcagcctcctcccagaAGCTACCTCCAGTAGAGCCTTCAGAGAGTGATGCTGGCCTGAATCCAAATTGGGTGCATCTGAACACTTTCATTTAGAAGAAACCAGACTCTCAAACTCTTGTCAAGATGGGAAACCAGAACAGTCATTTTTTGTGTTGCCTCTCTGCATGGGAGAATGGACAAAAAGTACCCCCTTTGACCTAAAGAGAACTGGAAGGATTTAGACCTCAAAACACATGTCATTTGGAACATTATGGTGTAGAGCACCACATTTGGGGGTGAGACAGCCTGTCAGGATATGGACATCCTGGTGGACTCGGTAACCAACACAGGCCATGAGAAGTCTTCTCAAGGATAATTTGAGGACTCAGAACACAGTCTGAGAGGAAAGTGCTCTTTCTTCATCTGATGGAGCTTTCTTTTGCGAGCAATTAAAAAGCCTGAAGTTTGTCAAAGCTTCATCCTGGAATTCCACTAGTTAGCACTGACAGAAGAGGCAGATCAAGGAAGCtaagaagtaattttaaaaaagaagcagatgagGGTTCTTAATAGATGAGACATGAGCCATGCTGGCGATGCTCCTGCAAGCACAGCTGATGCCTGTTCGGGTTGGTGGTGACACTGGAATACATTTATGACCGGGATGTtgcactgtgcaccagaaactgacacattgtagctaattcaattaaggaaaaaaagtaacCAAAAAAAACTGGAATGCTTTCTCTGGGATTAGGGACAGAGAATATCACACTTTTTAGACAGTTGAGGCAAGATCCCAGTTGATGGTTACCTGGGGCTTTGGCCTTCAGTGGATGAATCAGCTTCAGTTAACTGCCACGCGGAAGACTAGAGCTGGGTAAGGGAACAGGGACTGGGGTCAGGGAGGCCTCTCGGAGAAGAACCCTGGGAGCAGAGTTCTGGATGTGTGGGGAGCCAGCACCAGGGACACCTGCTCCAGGGGCCTGTTTCTGGGAGCAGCCAGATGCTGAGACAGGAAGACTGGAAATGGGTGGTGAACCTGAAGATGGCTAGATTGGGGAGGAGGGTGCTGAGTGATgggccagggccaggaggtgCAGGGGCAGCAGCGTGTGGGGCTTCTAAGTGTGGAAGAGCCACTGGGGACTTGGGCAGGGACATGGTAGGGCTGCTGCATGGAGGATGGCAGCGAAGGTGGGATAGTGGGTGCCCCGAGTTCCTCCAGCTCAGAGTCTGGGCTCCGGGTGATGGACGGTACCTTCCATGAGGGCCTGTAGCCTCAAAAGCCCATTGTCTGGTCCCAAATACAGGAAGTGGAGAACGAGCGAGTAAAGAACACGGAAAACTCCAGCTTAGGGATCACACAGCAGGCGCTGGTCCATGGAACGCGCCAGAGCCTACTGGACACAGGTGCGAAGACACTGCCCCCTGTCAGAGGAAGAAGAATTCTTTGGTTAACAGCAGAGTAAACGATGATGCCATTTCCTGAGACAAGGAAACCTGGGAAGAGTGGTGCAGCGGGGGTTCAGGGAAATCCAGTGCTCGAGTCCACTCTGAGGTTCATTCGATGTCCAGGTGGGGTACAcgagcagggaagggaaggggcgaGTTCCCgcacctcctttccccttcctctgcccatccatccatccgtctttCCCTCTGGCTCAGTGCTTAGAGAGCTCATGGCTGTGTTCTGCAcggacattcttttttttttttctttcctgaacacTTGTTTAATCTAACATTCATAGTCTTGTTCCTATCCAGCCTCAGTATTGGTTACATTCTTCTGTCTGGTGCAGATTTTCTGTTTCAGGGCTGCAGTTGCAAGGTCGGAAAAATGAAGAGTTGTGTCTAAGGCAAGACCTTTCTGAAGAAGCAGAGTTACAAAGAAGTTCATAAGGCTGGAGCATTTTGCTGCCGGCCATCCTCCTTGGCCCTGGCTGCCTTCTAGTTgtccttcctctctcctgggaACAAGAAGGATGGAAAGGCCCACAGgcaaaaaagagaagacacagacCCCACAGGAAGAAGCAGGCGTGCAGAAGGGCACTCCCAAAGAAGGGAGAATGTCTGGGAAAAAAAGGCCAAACCAGAGATCCACTTTGGCTAAAAAGCACAGTAAAGAGCCCAGCCTGAGTCCTGATGATGAGGAACACGTTTGAGGCCTTCGATGCTTCGTTTAAAGATGACTTGGAGGGGGttcccctgtccctcccttccAGAGGAAGAAGCCCCACGAATGCAGCGAGTGTGGGCGCATCTTTAAGCACAAGACCGACCACATTCGCCACCAGAGAGTCCACACCGGAGAGAAGCCCTTCCAGTGCACTCAGTGTGGGAAGACGTTCAGACACAGCTCCGACGTGACCAAACACCAGAGAATTCACACAGGAGAAAAGCCCTTCAAGTTCGGTGAATGCGGCAAAGCCTTTAACTGCCGTTCAAATCTCCTAAAACATCAGAAGACCCACACTGGCGAGAAACCATACGAGTGTAAGGAGTGTGGGAAGACCTTTGCCTACAGCTCATGTCTCATTCGCCACCGGAAACGCCGTCCTTGGAGGAAGCACTGAGCATGGGGAAGCTGTCAGCCAGGCTGGAGCTCTGTGCCCGCGAGAACCTCCCTGGCTGGCCTGCCTGGGGTCCTCCCCCTTCCGGCGAGGGGGTCCCACTTTCTCCAGGAAAAGCCCTCAGCTAGGCAAGCGAGCTCCCAAGTGTGGCCAGAGACCCCTCTGCTCCAGAGAATCTCTGGGTCGAGACGCCACGATAACCAGGAAGCTCCTTGCAGCGGTGGGACCAGGGAGGCAAGCATGCAGACTGCTGCCAGAGGGCAGCTGCGTTCCTGAGTGCAGCCTGGCAGGGGAGGCCCGGACACCTGCGGCCGCCCAGCACCTCCAGCTGTGCCTCTGCCTGCAGTGTCCACTCTGGCTTCAGctctcccacctgctcctttgaAGACTTTGGTCTGCAGACTTTGGCCCCCTGGGTCCTGAGTCCAACCCCACGCAGCCTGGCAGAAGGCCtgtggccctgggctggggggcaGTGCTTCCACGTGAGCACCAGGGCCCCGCTGTCCCCACCGGCCAGCTGTGGTGATGGTGCTGCCATTTGTCCTCTGGATTCTCTCCCCGGCTGGAACACCATTCCTTGAACTCAGCCCCCAACCCGGAACTGAACCCCCTTTGTGTCCTCCCAACCCCTGTCCAGATGAGCAGCCCCTCAGGACACTGAATGCTGTCACCACAGGAGAGTCCTGCCCTGGCCATGTGGGGGCCCACGGGACACTGACAGCGGCTTCCATCTGGCCTTCACCTGCCACACAGCCCTGCAGACACGAGACAGTGGCCCGTCTGTGGGGCCAGCTCTCCGTCTGGCTTAGTTCCGTGTCCCTACGCCTGGCCCCAGGtctgccctgcccaccctcaTGTCCACGTCTGGACGGGCCTCCTCACTCTCCTGGGCGCTGGTGCGGTTTGTCCTGGAACTTGAACACCATACAAGAGGGGTGAGGTGCCTGCCACCCAGGAGGTAACGTGGCTTTTTATTAGGAAGACGTTGATGCCTATGTTTTCTGCTGTTTGGACCCAGAGAACTGATAACGGCCCCAGTCTTTGGGGCTCCCGCCCCCCTCGAGTTAGGGTGGAGACAGACCCCCATCAGGCACTCACTCACCACGGGGGAGAGGGCTCCCGGGGGAGCGTTGCTCCAGGTTAACAGAGTGTTACCCTGGTTCTTTCTGAGAGCTGTTCCGTCACAGCAGCTACACCTGAGCCCACACCCCTGCT from the Camelus bactrianus isolate YW-2024 breed Bactrian camel chromosome 25, ASM4877302v1, whole genome shotgun sequence genome contains:
- the ZFP41 gene encoding LOW QUALITY PROTEIN: zinc finger protein 41 homolog (The sequence of the model RefSeq protein was modified relative to this genomic sequence to represent the inferred CDS: inserted 3 bases in 2 codons), translating into MERPTGKKEKTQTPQEEAGVQKGTPKEGRMSGKKRPNQRSTLAKKHSKEPSLSPDDEEHXFEAFDASFKDDLEGVPLSXPFQRKKPHECSECGRIFKHKTDHIRHQRVHTGEKPFQCTQCGKTFRHSSDVTKHQRIHTGEKPFKFGECGKAFNCRSNLLKHQKTHTGEKPYECKECGKTFAYSSCLIRHRKRRPWRKH